A genomic window from Hyla sarda isolate aHylSar1 chromosome 8, aHylSar1.hap1, whole genome shotgun sequence includes:
- the ORMDL1 gene encoding ORM1-like protein 1 isoform X1, whose amino-acid sequence MKSVTNEEISVAVLASFSKSTQHSTRRMSLESGISRTSLRRILATHKWHPYKLHLLQHLSEDDPDRRTEFAEWAKQKLEQDPQLTQKILFSDEANFYVNGEVNKQNHRYWSDTNPHCIDPSKTVGTQKLMVWCGIWGTKIVGPVFINGNLKATGYAKLLHDDVFPSLCTEAGMFPDFFQQDGAPPHYGCQVRAFLDEQFSGKWIGRRGPVEWPQRSPDLTPLDFYLWGHLKAIVYAVKIRHVQHLKLRILEACANISSAVLLSVCEEWEKRVALTIQHNRQHIEHIL is encoded by the coding sequence atgaaatctgtcactaatgaagaaatatcagtggctgtcctagcttcattcagcaagagcacACAgcatagcactcgccgcatgtcactggagagtggcattagtcgaacatcacTTCGGAGGATATTAGCTACTcataaatggcacccttacaaactccacctACTTCAGCATCTCagtgaggatgacccagatcggcgcactgaatttgcagaatgggcaaaacaaaaattggaacaggaccctcagttaacgcagaagattttgttcagtgatgaggcaaacttttatgtgaatggtgaagttaacaaacaaaaccaccgctattggtctgacactaacccacattgcatagatccctccaagactgttggaacacaaaaattgatggtatggtgtggtatatggggtacaaagatagtgggaccagtcttcatcaatggaaacctcaaggccactggatatgcgaaattgctacatgatgatgtgtttccctctttatgcactgaagctggcatgttccctgattttttccagcaagatggtgcaccaccacattatgggtgtcaggtccgagcattcctagatgaacagttttctggaaagtggattggtcgtcgtgggccagttgaatggccccaaaggtctcccgatctaacccccttagacttttatctttggggtcatctgaaggcaattgtctatgctgtgaagatacgacatgtgcagcacctgaaactacggatactggaagcctgtgctaacatttcttctgcggtgttgctatcagtgtgtgaagagtgggagaagagggttgcattgacaatccaacacaataggcagcacattgaacacattttataa